From one Kogia breviceps isolate mKogBre1 unplaced genomic scaffold, mKogBre1 haplotype 1 scaffold_303, whole genome shotgun sequence genomic stretch:
- the LOC136793480 gene encoding tektin-5-like, with the protein MEFLGTTQTASYCGPKKARGIGMLPPVVPARVTQECYQPYYPPGYPYLNSWRPSLSYKVSNTQTCLNKEATCRSALRPPSILPGDRSALFCRYSPHDWDQSNQLQIRAAEASRLWASRLMGDSMRLMQDKDQLTRQMQEGTCRNLGQRLSDIGFWKSELSYELERLLNENHSLDAVKRQLECAAEELNCPLQAALECLYQREKRIGIDLVHDNVEKNLIGEVDLLKCCQERMRKLAQRIDIQMR; encoded by the exons ATGGAGTTTCTTGGAACCACTCAGACTGCCAGTTACTGTGGCCCCAAGAAAGCCCGTGGCATCGGCATGCTGCCCCCGGTGGTGCCGGCCCGGGTGACCCAGGAGTGTTACCAGCCCTATTACCCGCCTGGGTACCCCTACCTGAACTCATGGAGACCCAGCCTCTCCTACAAGGTCTCCAACACCCAGACCTGCCTGAACAAGGAAGCCACGTGCCGCAGCGCCCTGCGGCCGCCCAGCATCCTGCCGGGCGACCGCTCAGCGCTCTTCTGTCGCTACAGCCCCCATGACTGGGACCAGTCCAACCAGCTGCAGATACGCGCGGCCGAGGCCTCGCGGCTGTGGGCCAGCCGGCTGATGGGCGACTCCATGCGTCTCATGCAGGACAAGGACCAGCTGACGCGCCAGATGCAGGAGGGGACCTGCCGGAACCTGGGCCAGAGGCTGTCGGACATCGGCTTCTGGAAGTCGGAGCTGAGCTACGAGCTGGAGAGGCTTCTGAACGAGAACCACAGCCTGGACGCAGTCAAGAGGCAGCTGGAGTGTGCAGCCGAGGAACTGAACTGTCCACTGCAG GCGGCCCTGGAGTGTCTGTACCAGCGAGAGAAAAGGATCGGGATTGACTTGGTCCATGACAACGTGGAGAAAAATCTTATCGGG GAAGTAGATTTGCTAAAATGTTGCCAAGAACGGATGAGAAAACTAGCCCAAAGGATTGACATCCAGATGCG